Proteins encoded within one genomic window of Syntrophobacterales bacterium:
- the ftsY gene encoding signal recognition particle-docking protein FtsY — protein MEEKNGKKGFFDRLKTGLAKTRKLLMTDVDDLILGSKQIDQALYDELEERMIVADVGPAFTGELIKSLQEKVKRRELASPEILRGALRETMREILLKNEAPLKMPHGQIYTIMVVGVNGSGKTTTAGKLAHNFKDDGYPVTLVAADTFRAAAVEQLELWAKRADVRIVRQAANADPAAVVFDAMRLAKADNPGVIIVDTAGRLHTKINLMEELKKMKRIMERELPGAPDEVLLVLDATTGQNAIAQARMFKDEIGVTGLILTKLDGTAKGGVVIRIAKELGIPLRYIGVGEQIDDLQPFCAEEFIDALFEKE, from the coding sequence ATGGAAGAAAAAAACGGGAAAAAGGGATTTTTTGACCGGCTGAAGACAGGACTTGCCAAAACCCGCAAGCTGCTGATGACCGACGTTGACGATCTCATCCTCGGCAGCAAGCAGATCGATCAGGCGCTTTACGACGAGCTGGAAGAGCGGATGATTGTCGCCGATGTCGGACCGGCCTTTACCGGCGAGCTGATTAAATCACTGCAAGAAAAGGTAAAACGCAGGGAACTCGCCTCCCCGGAGATCCTGCGCGGGGCGCTTCGGGAAACCATGCGGGAGATACTCCTGAAGAACGAGGCCCCGCTGAAAATGCCCCATGGGCAAATCTATACAATCATGGTGGTCGGGGTAAACGGCTCCGGCAAAACGACCACCGCCGGCAAGCTCGCCCATAATTTCAAGGATGATGGATACCCGGTTACGCTGGTCGCGGCAGACACCTTTCGCGCCGCGGCCGTTGAGCAGTTGGAGCTCTGGGCAAAACGGGCGGACGTCCGGATCGTCCGGCAAGCTGCCAACGCCGACCCCGCCGCCGTCGTCTTCGACGCCATGCGCCTTGCGAAGGCTGACAATCCCGGGGTGATCATTGTCGATACTGCCGGACGTCTCCACACCAAAATAAACCTGATGGAAGAACTAAAAAAGATGAAACGGATCATGGAGCGGGAACTCCCCGGCGCCCCCGATGAGGTTCTGCTCGTCCTCGATGCGACAACCGGCCAAAACGCCATCGCCCAGGCCCGGATGTTCAAGGACGAAATCGGCGTCACCGGCCTGATTCTGACAAAACTCGACGGAACGGCAAAAGGCGGCGTTGTCATCCGCATCGCCAAGGAACTGGGCATTCCGCTGCGTTACATCGGCGTCGGCGAGCAGATTGACGACCTTCAACCCTTTTGCGCCGAGGAGTTCATCGACGCCCTCT